In Miscanthus floridulus cultivar M001 chromosome 19, ASM1932011v1, whole genome shotgun sequence, the DNA window ggatcattctTGTTttctattcactttaatacattaaatttATGTTGCacgtgtcaccttgatagggattccctagaattgaacttataccttgtcacctacgggatatgcattgggtagctttgctagtgctcaattaaaccatgatcttgtaatttgactaatggtatatgcaataaacattaaaatatgactttttagcaacttggaaatagggggctggagtgtttagcttgtttctaaatgcttcagatttctctccctaaggacttatatgtaagtgatcattcgggacttatagtacagctgtgagggctacatggctctggctttagctcagtatgaggatcttttctagcttgttagtggttacctttattggcgtaagaatggcttgccgaatcgggtatagtgcggcctctgtccccatgtgtataggctgcatgtcaatgtgccatcgggaagggggcctctatatctgtttgtcgagtaaatttaatggccctaacttattagacgaatctttgaaaggcttcatagtgacccctgcctactcaccttggaagtgttttgggagtaattaacccgggcatatgggtatcacgactcacagtgaaagtgtacaacctctgcagagtgtaaaactggtatattagccgtgctcacaATCATGAGCGGCCTtcgaacatttatggaatagatgaatactaagaattatctgtttatgctattcattattcatgtttacattggtCATGCGTTTTgtattgggaattgaaacaacttgatgctactcttaagctaaaattgtgacaactaaaatctgaatgttgttaaacctgtgtcaagccttttgagcctcatgaaccccatgttacacttgttgagtacgacatgcacTTACGCtcgtttattttcattatttggataaaatcccggatgggtaacaaatggccatgggtatgatgattttcttGAGGATTTCTagacttatggtcaaccagtcgacgtccctgtgatatggagcttctacAAGAGATCTTTTATTTATGTTTCCGCTATATCTATGTGAAGACtttgtcttattcgtgatgtaataaatacttgtgatgatactattcataatttgtcgacttatgtgtgtgactaatctctgggcgcacataagattttgcattccattttatccttaaaattgagtGTGTCAATTTGGTGGAATTACAAGTGCTGTGGTCATGAGGGATGTTAATGGTGTCTCCAAATGTTTTGGTTTTGTAAATTTTGAAAAACCAGAATTTGCTCTAGAAGCAGTTAAAAAGGCCAACGGAAAGGCCATCAATGATAAGACTTTATATGTTGGAAGGGCTCAAAAAATGGCAGAAAGACAAGCCGAGCTGAAAACAAAATTTGAACAAGGCAGAGATAAGAAAGTTGACAAACCTAATGGTATAAATTTATACTTGAAGAATATTGATGATAGTATAAATGAAGAGGGATTAAAAAATTTATTTGAAGAATTTGGTCAGATAACTTCATGCAAGGTACTTCTATTGTTATATTTCAAttgctaaatttctattttgttcTTTTGATCGTTGGCATTTTctgaagaagaaaaaaagttcTACGTCTACTTTTAGTATACAATGTATTGAGTGTTAGAGCTATTGATAATTGTTTAGGTCATGGTTGATGCTCAAGGAAGGAGCAAGGGTTCAGGATTTGTGTCGTTTGCTATCGCTGAAGCTGGCCATAATGCAGTAAGTTGATACTAATTGACTTTTGTTGTAAGACTTAGTGTTTGATGTTTCTAAGATCTATTATGGTAAACCACATGTCAGATAAATGGAATGAATGGTAGGATTGTTGGAAAGAAACCGCTCTATGTTGGTTTAGCTCAACCTAAGGAGGAAAGAAGAGCCATGCTGATGGTATGTAACCTTGTGGTTTGTTTTTCCAAATGTTTTACTGTTGTTGCGTGCGCACAAAATTTGTTCGATGAACAGGAAGTTGAGATTGACCTCATTTTTGCTAGGCACATTTTGCTCAACGTAACCTGGCAATGGCAGCTTCTCCATACGCCGGACCTCAGCAGGTTTATTTTGGTCACCCTACGCCTGGTCAGATCCCACCTCAGGGTGCAGTCTTTGGGTTTCCGCAACACTTCGTTCCAGGAATGGGGCCTGTCTCTCCAGTTATGATGCCACACAACATGCAGAGATCAAGGTATCCTGGGCAGAGGATGGGTGGTCCTGGTGCATATCGGCAGCAACAGGCGGTATGTCCGTTAAAATCATCATAGGATTCATCGTTCTTTTTATTACCAATCATGTGTGGCATTCCATGTTCTTCTGCTAATAGTGTTTTCAATCTCTTACTCAGATGATCCACGCAAATGCCAATCACAGCATCAGGTACATGCCGAATGCCAGACACGGGGCTTACCCTGCAATGCTGCCTCAGGGCTTCCCAAGTGCCATGGTGTCGCAGCAACACGATGGCAGCAGCGTAACTACCGCTGTAGCATCCGCTGGCCCGGCAGAGCAACAGCAGGTAATAATGGAACTCACCGTTCTGTCTTTTAACACATCACAAATCCTAAAGTGCTTCAAATCTTTCAATACATCCACAAACTTTCAAGTGGATTATTACAAGTTTCTGGATCGAGTTAGCCATGTCGACCATGAGCTAATTTATAGCATTGCTGATATCTCGTGGCAGATTAAGATTTTTGTAGTGCCACTAGAAGTACATCATTGATGAAATCCATGCTAACATGGGCCTTTGTTCTTTTCATCGTGTACAGATTCTTGGCAACAAGTTGTACGCGCtggttgaacagcttgagcaTGATCGCGCTGGCAAAGTGACCGGGATGCTACTCGAGATGGACAAGATCGAGATCCTACAGCTGTTGCATCTCCGGAGGTTCTCCGGGCCAAAGTCCGTGAAGCTATGGCTGTTCTACAGCGAACCAAAGACGGAGGCTCAGCCGATCCTGCTGcaaccaccgccaaagcggaagaAGGCTCAGCCGATCCTGCTGCTGCCGTCGCCGCACCAACCGTGAACGCCTGAGCGATTGATGAGCTCGCATGATAACAATAAAGATTGGTCTGGACTCTGGACGTGCCTAGGATATGCTAATGTGTAGTTGAACCTCCTTGACTCGTAGTTGATTTGTTCCAGCTTACTCTTGGTTTATCAGTTATCGAACCGTAGCTTAAACTTACAATGCAATATTTGTCTCCAATTCTTCTTTTTGAATAAAATTAGGCTGCAATGACACTACATACCTGAGATATATGATGCTCAAGCTATACAAAAAGATTGGAGATGCGCAGCCAATGAGCCAAACGCCTACAGTTAAATCTTTTTCAGTTTTTGCTAACCTTGAAACTCAAAGCTGAGGGGTCTGTTTCAAAGAATTCAGTCTACAATTCCCAGTTTAACTACTGCTTGTGTGCTGCATAAATGCCAGCACATGTCTGGTGAGAGTGGACGAACGCTTAACCTCATGGCGTCGATGCTCAATAGAGCCTGAGATTTACAGGTACCATAAAAAACAGTCCTGAAAAAGGTCCACATATATATACAGTAGAGAACACCAAAGACCTCTCCCGCAACAGAAAACCATAGGCAGAGTGATGGTGCATAGAGCTTCGTAATTATCATTTGTAGGAACAAAATCACTGCGCCTTTATCTAAGCCTGTGATTTGACGCTCAAGCCTAAGCTCTCGCTGCTCGCCCAGCCATCCTGCACTTGCATGGAGTACTGCAGGTTCCAGAGTACGTCGTCGATGGAAGGCCGGTCGCTTGGGTTAGCAGCCGTGCAGTTGAGGGCTATCTCGGCGACTGTGCTCAGGGAGTCCACTGCAAAAGTACCATGGATCGCCGGGTCTGCCATGTCTTTCAGCCTATCTGGGTCTTCAGTCAGGGCCTCGCTTAGCTGCAAATCGTCACAATAAACAAAGTTATAGTAATGTTGGTGGGAAATACAAACTCATTGTTGTTCTCTGGAAATGGAGCTTGAGATTAACCTGAGCTTTGagggcctctagttgggtttggGACCCTGTTGGTTTGCCTGTGATCACCTCCAGGAGAATTAGGCCAATCTGGTAGATGTCTTGCTTGTCACCTTGTTCCGCATTGTGAGCACTAGAGAGCAGAGAGAATCAGGTTGGTTTATTCAATGCAAGAAAATTGTGTTACTAATTCATTCTGAAAACTGATTGGTAACCTAACAAGTAACAACCAATCACTACGCTTGTGTTCATTCATACACTAAAAATCATCACTAGATACGATTCTAGTTTATTACGTGGAGATGTCGCTTTCTTTCCACAAGGTAATAGGGAAAACCTGTTTGAGTCTTTAGATCATCTAGGTGTAGATCAGAGGGTGATATCTTTACCAATTGAATCAAATATACCTAGAGCTTGCTTCtggagaaggagagagagagagagggagatgtaggaACCGTCGGAGGGGTTGGAGGAGCTCCCTGCCATCGCTGGTACGTCGGTGAAGCTCTGCGCACGCGCAGCGACGGTCGATGTAGGTGACGAAAGGGTGTCGGTGAAGAGGTTGGTGGTGGCAAAGGCAGTGgtgcttcccgccgctggcagtgcctccctctcgatcggactagggttagacgGTGGGGTTGTGACGGCGGCAGTGAACCTCGTATTGCgagccgtttgccccacctcctctatATAGGcattgtgcgacgggggcccaccagccactagatgactgggcgtccccgatcaggacgcggtccaggggtccgtctcgaccgttgggtcaagacggatgagatcaattctaacattcttccccttgatctcaactcatactttaactttaaactttgactttaatccctttcacttttatttgttccatcacagattagtgcatagagcatgcttcatcatCACGATCAATcgtcgatagacttaacagctacaatacacgtctctgttctgaaacagattctttaactttgggccctttattgtccaaaaatcataggctataccataaacccatgtcgactgtgtgttctctaaacacactgggtagtaagccttttgtacgcggatccgcaagcacttgcttgttacttttatgttcaatacttttagtatgatttcggactttctccttcacaacggataactttaacgtcaatgtgtttgacagcacacttgacccgttgttataggagcgaactacttaaatggttattgctgttgtataccattatcaattccggatgtaagttcttttaaccgTTTCGCCTGTCCTTTAAGCctcatgataagctatactataggtatgcatcattgatgacaccacaactgtttctttggagcttttccacaataaaactccaactgcgagtgttagctactatgtgggtttcactaaatatctcgccaaaatttaacatttgtacccacaactatttgagagtacttattctttttaCTCatcatgaggcctataaatctttacacaattgcaaaacattctcaactccattccagtgatctatatctggactggacttctaccAAAACATCCCAGATACAtgaactatgtcagggtaagttcttacttataagcattcattaagcttccaatagctgaagcatataggacgtccttttgatcgatctcacattggttcttggaacactagaagttcccaaaactattaccctttaCTATAGGAACAGGCGCAAGTTtactcacatatatactttatttctttagaatcttct includes these proteins:
- the LOC136526224 gene encoding LOW QUALITY PROTEIN: polyadenylate-binding protein 3-like (The sequence of the model RefSeq protein was modified relative to this genomic sequence to represent the inferred CDS: inserted 1 base in 1 codon), which produces MFGSKLQKVVGPGRLCIKLPRATRALEALNFTPLSGKYIRVMFSNRDPSLRKSGRANLFVKNLEPNIDSKNLYEIFSSFGTILSCKVAIDSAGQSKGYVFVQYETEESAQDAINRLNGMLANDREMFVGLHMRRRDREVKCTNVYIKNLLTEFNDDDLRQELAPFGGITSAVVMRDVNGVSKCFGFVNFEKPEFALEAVKKANGKAINDKTLYVGRAQKMAERQAELKTKFEQGRDKKVDKPNGINLYLKNIDDSINEEGLKNLFEEFGQITSCKVMVDAQGRSKGSGFVSFAIAEAGHNAINGMNGRIVGKKPLYVGLAQPKEERRAMLMAHFAQRNLAMAASPYAGPQQVYFGHPTPGQIPPQGAVFGFPQHFVPGMGPVSPVMMPHNMQRSRYPGQRMGGPGAYRQQQAMIHANANHSIRYMPNARHGAYPAMLPQGFPSAMVSQQHDGSSVTTAVASAGPAEQQQILGNKLYALVEQLEHDRAGKVTGMLLEMDKIEILQLLXSPEVLRAKVREAMAVLQRTKDGGSADPAATTAKAEEGSADPAAAVAAPTVNA